GCCTATATCACAGCATGAACATAATCTTCCCAAACGCCGTCTTGCCATGAAGCAATTAATACTCGTCTCACTCTGCCTGTTCTTATGCACGCTCGGCCTGAAGGCCGAATCCTATCACGGGATTTACCGGGGGGACTACGAATTAACGACCTATAAATACGGCTATTACGCCGAAGATGGATTTTTCATCGTCTATGTGGACGCCAGAAACAAGGCAACGGTATGGCTAGCCAATAATGACGAAGAAGACCAGTGGGTTGAAACGGTTAGGTTCAACGTAGATGACGAAGGCTACGGAAAGTTCAAGACCCACAACAAGTATTTGGTCGGATGCCAGGTCAATGATGACGGCAGCTTCACCATTAGCAGTCTGGAGCAGGACACAATGGTCAGCACCAGTAATACTGAGCGAGTCAACTGGAGCCCATACTACGGTGATGCTGGCAGGTACTCGGTCTCGGGGAAGGGCTACTACATGGGTAGCACCATATCAGTGAGAGGTGAGGCGTACCTTTTACCCGATGGAGATGTCTATATGTATCTCCGCAGTGGAAGTGAGGTCGTCATGGAGCGCATCCCCAGCGTCAGCTCCTACGCAAAGAGCAGCACCTCGGCGCCCTCGATTGTCTACACAGACTTAACGCCCGGCAGATACAAACTCACCTACGACTACATCGACGATGACGGAGTGCATGTCGTCCTGGACATGACGCAGAACCTCAACTTTTTCGACAGCGATGCAGACGGACTCTGCAACTACGTCGAAGCGTACTACGGCACAGACGAAACAACGGCTGACTCCGACAAAAACAGAGTCTATGACGCATACGAGTATCTCGCGGATTACTTGGGTGTTGAAGATCTCTCTGACAATATCCCCCAGCCGGATATCTACTCTGTTGAGCTCGATGGCTACTCACTGCTCATGGCTCCCGTATCTTCATCCTCGGCCATGGTATTCTGCACAGAGGACCTGAGCGAGCTGGACAGCGACTCTCTGCAGGCCGTGACAAGCTATCTGGAGAAGAAGGGCTATCTCGTCGCTGATGACGGCACCGTCTCGTATTCCTTCACGCTCACATGGGACAAACAAGGGATCGGAACAGCAAAAGATATATACGGAGACACTTTATATTCCCTCATGACCGAGGGCAATAAAATGGGGCTGGTCACGACGGCATCCTACGGGGTCTTTGACGCCCAAAGCCTTACCCTGGCAGGAATGCGGCATGAACCAAGCAGCGAGTTCGGCCTCTATAAGGGAAAGGTCCGTGTCGCCGGAATAACCAGCAATGCCTATATCATCCTCAATGGCGACGGAGAGTACATCCTTTACACGCAGACGCAAAAGAAGGGCTACGACTACATCTGGGGCCAATATGGAATCGGTTATGAGAATGGCGAAAGCGTAATCATTTTCAACAATTCACCGGACAGCGAAGACAACTTTTTGGCAGGAGTCAGCGCCAGCCTCGCCGTCACGGATCGATACGCGAAAATCGCTTTTGATTCCAGAAAGTCCGATATTGAGACCGAGGTCGAGAACATCACTTTCTCGCGTTTGTACGATCTGTACGACTCGGACTCAGACGGCCTCTCAAACTGGGCAGAATCGAACACCTACGGCACCAATCCCCTCCTGAGCGACTCCGACAAGGACAGAATGAGCGATGGGGCTGAGATTGAAGCGGGAACCGACCCGAGTGATTCGGCTGTTTTTCCGGCCAGCATTAAGATCTCCGCGAAAATGGCCAGCCGCGTCAAACTCGACATCCCTCAGATATTTAATCTCTATATCGACGGCAAGGCCTACGACGCGGGCCTCATGATGGACACCAAAGGCAGCCTGACCACCACCGTCTATCTCCCCGCCGGTTCCACCTACAGCATCTATGCGACCCTTTCGTCCATTGATGAAGAAAACATGGGCCTCAAGGTCTACTACGATACCGGTGCCCCCGTGGACGTAGCTCTCACTCGCAACACCAGTCTTTCATTGGTTTTTGACGGTGACCAGGACGGTGATGGCCTGCTCGACAGTGAAGAAGCCAAATACAAGAGCGACCCCAAGCTGGCCGACACAGACGGGGATGGTCTGACTGACGCAGAGGAGATAGAGTTAAAACTAAAGCCCTACATGGCTGACTCCGACAATGACGGCTACAGCGACTATATGGAGGTCGTACTGGGCACAAATCCGCTCCAGAAAAAGGACGCTCCGGTCGCCTATGCACAGCAGTCAGTGACCGCCTCGCTTACTCTGATCTACGTGGACGAAGATGGTCTCTCCAAGACGAAGGTACTCGACACCGTAGCCTTCTGCGAATTGCTGGCTGAAATCGCCGACGTAGAGAACCCCACGGGTGAGTTGAAGATCCGTACGAACTTCACGGAGGATGGCGATGGTGCCAGCTGGATGCTCTCGACGGCGACCGGGCCGGTTAACATCAACAAGTACATATCCGCAGTCAAAATCGCTGGCCAAAAGAACTACTTCTCCACCGCCATCGACGAGGATCTCATCACACACCACATCGTCGCCTACTCAATCGAGAACCGTAAAAAGAAGATCTCACTGACACTCATCGCCGATGGTGACTATGAGTATGAGCTCAATCAGATGGATGGGCTCTCGCTACTACTGATGACTGAGCAGGACACTCCCACCCGTGTGAGCGGCATCATCGAGCACCCCGATTATACCGCTAAGGACCAAGCGGGCATCATTCGCGGCAGCCTGCGCTACGGAAGTGAGAGCGCCCACTATCCCACACCTGACTCTGGGAGTAGCGTCTCGAGTGGAAGCATGGGGAGCATTGTATCACCTGAGCAGGACTTCGCGGTAAGTCCTGCTATGTAGCGGGGCAACCTAGAACACTCTTTGGTCAAAGCCGTCATGCGACATGCATGGCGGCTTTTTATATCCACATAGCTGTGCCTATCAGTGTTACCGATATAACACGAGAGGCATGAGTTTTCCACCAGATCAGGCTGGCGTGGCGAAAAGTCACAAGAGCTACGATACCTACTCCTTGGTGCGGCAGTCTTCGCAGACACCGTAGAGCTCAAGTACGTGGTGGACGTCTTCGTAGCCGAGGTTTTTCGCTAAAGCTTCGAGTTTTTCCGCCTCACAGAAATCGAGTTTCTCGGCGCGGTGGCACTTACGGCAAATGATGTGGTGGTGATGGTGATTTTCCTCCACCAGCTCGTAGAGAGCCTTACCGGACTCCAGGGTGAAACGCTGGACAATCCCTGCCTTTTCAAAAGCTTCCAGACTGCGATAAATCGTTACCAGATCGGCCTTTTCGGCCCCGACCATCTGGTGGACCTGCTCAGCCGACAGCGGCTTCGACTCCTGCACGAGCACGTTCAGCATGGCCTTGCGTGGCTCCGTGATTCGGTAGTGCTCACGTCGAAGGACATCCAGTGCGTCGTCGATTCGGGGTTTCTCGTGTGTCATGGGAATAAAACAGTATACCTCGAATATGGATTCATCCACGCCTCATGGCAAGGGCGCGAATCGCTTTATTTATACCCATTCTAAAAAGCGCTACTTATCCCGACGTGAGGCTAACGCTCACAAGATAGCATCAAACAGCAATCCGTACGCCCCGCCGCATAAAGGTCGGCACGTCCAGATCCTCGCCCTCGAAGATGTTTCGCTCGGTCTTCTCGAAGTAGCCCCGCTGCTCCTCCTCGGAGACAAACATAAACTCCTCCTGGCAATCGGTTTCGCGGCCGGGCTCCCCCTTCTTGAGTTTCGATTTGTGGACCGGGTGGACGGTCTGGGTGGCGGAGGCCGTCCGCATGATGGGCTCTTCCGGTTCCTCTTCGTCCTCGATAGCGGGCGGAGGCGTCGGAGCGGCCTTGCGAACCGGCTGGCGCACATAGCGGCTCCCGGCCACATCGGTCGTACCAATCACACAAATGTCCACCGTCTGCTGGAGGCTCTCGTCGATCACCGCCCCCAGGATCGTATTCTCACGGCTGCCGAACTGCTCGCTCACCACGGCCATGATCTCGTTGACCTGGCGAATGCCCAAGTCTGTGCCGCCCACGATGTTGACCAGCACGCGGTCAGCCTTGCGGGCGTACTCGGGCAGGTTGAGCAGTGGGCAGGCCTTAAGGTCTTCGATGGCCGCGGACACGCAGTTTTCGCCTTCACCATGGCCGAGCCCAAAGAGCGTCTTGCCGCCCTGGTTATAGAAAGCCTTGCGGAGGGTGGCGAAGTCCAGATTGATCAACCCGGTCTGGGTCAGCATGGTGCAGATCGAGCGCACGCCGCGATCGATCCAGATATCCGCCTGGGCAAAGGCGTCGAGCACCGTCGCGTTGTCATCGAGCATCTGCATGAGCAGGTCGTTGGGCAGCGGGATGACCGCATCGCAGCTCTTGCGCAGGTCGCCGAGCGCATCCTCTGCCTGCTCGTGACGCTTGGCTCCCTCGATGGTAAACGGCAGGGTGACAAATGCGATGACGAGCGCGCCCTCTTCGGCGGCCAGCTTGGCCACCACGGGAGCCGCACCGCTGCCGGTGCCACCGCCCAGACCGACGAGCAGAAAAACCAAGTCCACCCCACGGAGCACGCCACGGATGGCATCGGCGTCCGCCTCGGCAGACTTCTTACCCAGCTCGCTTTCGCCCCCGGTGCTCAGGCCACGGGTGACATTGCGGCCGATCATGACCTTTTCGGGAAGCGGTGAGCTGGCCAAGGCCTGCGCATCGGTATTGAGGGCCGCGAGCTTGACTGAGCCGCCGCTGTCGAGCTGGAGCCGGTCCACCGCGTTGGTGCCCGCTCCGCCGATGCCGACGATCTTGATCCGGATGTTCTCGCCTTCGAGTTCGCCGCTGAACATCCCACCCTGCTTGCTGAAATTTTCGTTCTCCATCGCGCCTGCTCCCAGTTAGATTGAAAAGAGTTTGCTCACCTTTTTCATCAGCCCCTTCTCCGGCGGGGGGGCGACGAATTCCTCCTGATGCTGGCCCGTCAGTGCGTAGTGCATCAGGCCAAGCGCCGTGCTGTAGCCGGGGCCGCGCAAGTCCTCGCGCACCCAATCCGGGTTACTGCCCATGCGCACCGGCAGGCCGAGCACCTTACCGGCCAGCTCAGGCAGGCCGGGCAGGACCGAGGCCCCGCCACTGAGCACCACGCCGCACGGGAGAAACTCCTCGGTGCAGGCCTCGCCCAGCTGTTTCTTTAAAATCTGGAAAACCTCCTCCAGTCGCAGCTGCATAATCTGCACCAGTGACTGACGCGAAAGGTAGCGATCTCCGATCATCTGATCCCCGACCATCCAGACCTTTTCGCCCTTGTCATCCTTTTCCACAAAGGCCTTACCGAACTGCTTCTTGAGCTTCTCGGCGTACTTGCGGTTGACCCGCAGGCCCAGCGTGAGGTCGTTAGTCAGGTGGTCGCCGCCGACCGGTACCACACCGGTGCGCTGGATGACTCCCTCGCGGTACACGGCCCAGTCCGTCGTGCCGCCGCCCATGTCGAGCACGAGCGCACCCCGGCGCTTTTCCTCGGCGGTCGCAATCATGCTGGCGGTGGCGATACTGGAGAGGATCATGTCCTCCACCGGCAGCCCAAAGCCATTGATAATGTGGATGTGGTCGCGCACGCGGGCCTCGTCCCCATGGACGGACCAGTAGCTGACTTCGAGCTTCTCACCGACCTGCCCCAGTGGTTTCTCCACCGGTTGCCCGTCTAGCCGGAAACCATGCTTAATGTGGTGAATGTAAACGCGGTCGGCAGACACTTCCTTGCCCTTGGCATCCTCGATCACGCGCTGCACATCGGCGCGAGACACACGGTTGTCAGAGGCCGAGACATTGACCGAGCCCACGTGCCCGAAGCCCTCCAGATGCGCCCCAGTCTGCGAAAGATAAACCGCCTCGACCTGAACGCCCGCGCTTTTCTCAGCGCCCATGATGGCAGCGTGCACGCTGTTACTGGCCGCACGAAAGTCCACGATTTCGCCCTTTTTGACGCCCGAGCTCGAGCACTCCGCCATCCCGATCAGGTTCAGGCTGCGCCCGTTGACGATCTCTCCGATCAACGCCACCACATGGGTGGTCCCGATTTCGACGGCTCCAACGATTTTGCTCTGGCTCATAGGATCATGCGTTATCGGTTAGCGGTAGCGGCGGGTACGGTCCTGCCCCTGGGCGAGTTTGATAATGGGCTCCTGAAAGCTCAGGTCAATCCGTCGCACCGGGCCGATCTGTTTTTCTTCCAGATGGGCATAGATTTTACGCAGGCGCTCCAGCTGCCCATCGAAACCCGTGGGCGAAAAGATGATCTCGTGTTTGTCGCGGGTGACCACGCGGATGGTCGCGCCCAGCTCCTCGGGGTCGCCCGAGAAATCACGCAGCGAGATAATCCTCCACTGGCTGTAAATCTCCGGGTAGCCGATCTGCGCCTGGTTCATCAGCTCGCAAACGGTTTCAACCCCCGGCACAGGCCCGTAGCGGTTTCCCTGCCGGGCGACCTGCGCGACATCGAGAAACGGCAGCGGCTCAAGCTGGTCGATCGCGTAGTGCGCGCCGCGGTAGACCACGCCCTCGGCATCCACGAGCCAGAGGCCCTTGCGCCCGGAGGCATCGACGATGACCAGCTTCTGCACCGGACGGCGCTCCTTCACACTGACCATGAGAGCATCGGGGAAGCGCTTCTCCACGGAAACTTCGCGGGTCTGCCCCTCCTCGGCGAGCTGGCTGCGGATCGCCTCAATATTAACATCGGCCAGCGCAATATCATCCGGCAGGTCGAGCCGTTCCATCAACCACTCGCGGGTCAGCACGCCGTCGGTCTGGAAATAGATGTTCCGGAGTGGCCCACTCGCACCGACCACGGAGAGCTTGTCGCTCTTAGTGTTGAGCAGGTACAGCCCGCCGCCGATCGCCCACAGTACGACGAGGATCGCCAGCACGGCACCGGTCATG
This genomic interval from Ruficoccus sp. ZRK36 contains the following:
- a CDS encoding thrombospondin type 3 repeat-containing protein; its protein translation is MKQLILVSLCLFLCTLGLKAESYHGIYRGDYELTTYKYGYYAEDGFFIVYVDARNKATVWLANNDEEDQWVETVRFNVDDEGYGKFKTHNKYLVGCQVNDDGSFTISSLEQDTMVSTSNTERVNWSPYYGDAGRYSVSGKGYYMGSTISVRGEAYLLPDGDVYMYLRSGSEVVMERIPSVSSYAKSSTSAPSIVYTDLTPGRYKLTYDYIDDDGVHVVLDMTQNLNFFDSDADGLCNYVEAYYGTDETTADSDKNRVYDAYEYLADYLGVEDLSDNIPQPDIYSVELDGYSLLMAPVSSSSAMVFCTEDLSELDSDSLQAVTSYLEKKGYLVADDGTVSYSFTLTWDKQGIGTAKDIYGDTLYSLMTEGNKMGLVTTASYGVFDAQSLTLAGMRHEPSSEFGLYKGKVRVAGITSNAYIILNGDGEYILYTQTQKKGYDYIWGQYGIGYENGESVIIFNNSPDSEDNFLAGVSASLAVTDRYAKIAFDSRKSDIETEVENITFSRLYDLYDSDSDGLSNWAESNTYGTNPLLSDSDKDRMSDGAEIEAGTDPSDSAVFPASIKISAKMASRVKLDIPQIFNLYIDGKAYDAGLMMDTKGSLTTTVYLPAGSTYSIYATLSSIDEENMGLKVYYDTGAPVDVALTRNTSLSLVFDGDQDGDGLLDSEEAKYKSDPKLADTDGDGLTDAEEIELKLKPYMADSDNDGYSDYMEVVLGTNPLQKKDAPVAYAQQSVTASLTLIYVDEDGLSKTKVLDTVAFCELLAEIADVENPTGELKIRTNFTEDGDGASWMLSTATGPVNINKYISAVKIAGQKNYFSTAIDEDLITHHIVAYSIENRKKKISLTLIADGDYEYELNQMDGLSLLLMTEQDTPTRVSGIIEHPDYTAKDQAGIIRGSLRYGSESAHYPTPDSGSSVSSGSMGSIVSPEQDFAVSPAM
- a CDS encoding Fur family transcriptional regulator, which translates into the protein MTHEKPRIDDALDVLRREHYRITEPRKAMLNVLVQESKPLSAEQVHQMVGAEKADLVTIYRSLEAFEKAGIVQRFTLESGKALYELVEENHHHHHIICRKCHRAEKLDFCEAEKLEALAKNLGYEDVHHVLELYGVCEDCRTKE
- a CDS encoding cell division protein FtsZ, with translation MENENFSKQGGMFSGELEGENIRIKIVGIGGAGTNAVDRLQLDSGGSVKLAALNTDAQALASSPLPEKVMIGRNVTRGLSTGGESELGKKSAEADADAIRGVLRGVDLVFLLVGLGGGTGSGAAPVVAKLAAEEGALVIAFVTLPFTIEGAKRHEQAEDALGDLRKSCDAVIPLPNDLLMQMLDDNATVLDAFAQADIWIDRGVRSICTMLTQTGLINLDFATLRKAFYNQGGKTLFGLGHGEGENCVSAAIEDLKACPLLNLPEYARKADRVLVNIVGGTDLGIRQVNEIMAVVSEQFGSRENTILGAVIDESLQQTVDICVIGTTDVAGSRYVRQPVRKAAPTPPPAIEDEEEPEEPIMRTASATQTVHPVHKSKLKKGEPGRETDCQEEFMFVSEEEQRGYFEKTERNIFEGEDLDVPTFMRRGVRIAV
- the ftsA gene encoding cell division protein FtsA, with amino-acid sequence MSQSKIVGAVEIGTTHVVALIGEIVNGRSLNLIGMAECSSSGVKKGEIVDFRAASNSVHAAIMGAEKSAGVQVEAVYLSQTGAHLEGFGHVGSVNVSASDNRVSRADVQRVIEDAKGKEVSADRVYIHHIKHGFRLDGQPVEKPLGQVGEKLEVSYWSVHGDEARVRDHIHIINGFGLPVEDMILSSIATASMIATAEEKRRGALVLDMGGGTTDWAVYREGVIQRTGVVPVGGDHLTNDLTLGLRVNRKYAEKLKKQFGKAFVEKDDKGEKVWMVGDQMIGDRYLSRQSLVQIMQLRLEEVFQILKKQLGEACTEEFLPCGVVLSGGASVLPGLPELAGKVLGLPVRMGSNPDWVREDLRGPGYSTALGLMHYALTGQHQEEFVAPPPEKGLMKKVSKLFSI
- a CDS encoding FtsQ-type POTRA domain-containing protein, which translates into the protein MAKKKPAKKKASSWHSIKQSSAGRGQTKVARKRRWAISLRMTGAVLAILVVLWAIGGGLYLLNTKSDKLSVVGASGPLRNIYFQTDGVLTREWLMERLDLPDDIALADVNIEAIRSQLAEEGQTREVSVEKRFPDALMVSVKERRPVQKLVIVDASGRKGLWLVDAEGVVYRGAHYAIDQLEPLPFLDVAQVARQGNRYGPVPGVETVCELMNQAQIGYPEIYSQWRIISLRDFSGDPEELGATIRVVTRDKHEIIFSPTGFDGQLERLRKIYAHLEEKQIGPVRRIDLSFQEPIIKLAQGQDRTRRYR